A window of the Arenibacter algicola genome harbors these coding sequences:
- a CDS encoding helix-turn-helix transcriptional regulator, which translates to MGRDTVNRFDRIVSILVQLQSKRIVKAQELADRFEVSLRTIYRDIRTLEASGVPIISEAGVGYSIMEGYRLPPVMFTREEAWSFVAAEKLMQKFVDKSLGSYHQSAMFKLKAVLRGSEKDWITALESQISVDPSQQLFNEDLPNALEILFESIAEKKQVYLRYHSMQSEHPSDRHIEPVGLFHENNFWYVLGYCHYRSDYRQFRTDRMLGIARTALSFTAEHGSLDEHLSKDHNVQKTKVRILVDKNIARFINGDRKHYGFISEKVRGNQVEMTFMTSNVEHGFPRWYLMFGDYAEIIEPEVLKHRVRAILEKTASKL; encoded by the coding sequence ATGGGTAGAGATACGGTAAATCGTTTTGATCGTATAGTATCGATCTTAGTGCAATTACAATCCAAGCGTATAGTGAAGGCGCAGGAGTTGGCGGACCGATTTGAGGTAAGTTTGCGCACAATTTATAGGGATATTAGAACCCTGGAAGCCTCCGGTGTACCCATCATCAGTGAAGCAGGAGTTGGCTATTCCATTATGGAAGGCTATCGGTTACCACCGGTCATGTTTACCCGTGAGGAAGCATGGAGCTTTGTGGCCGCTGAAAAACTAATGCAAAAATTTGTGGACAAGTCCCTTGGGAGCTACCATCAATCCGCTATGTTCAAACTGAAGGCGGTTTTAAGGGGAAGTGAAAAGGATTGGATTACTGCCTTGGAGTCCCAAATATCTGTAGACCCATCACAACAGTTGTTCAATGAAGACTTGCCGAACGCACTTGAAATTCTTTTTGAAAGTATAGCTGAAAAAAAGCAGGTATATTTAAGATATCACTCCATGCAGAGCGAACACCCTTCAGATCGGCATATTGAACCTGTAGGATTATTTCATGAAAATAACTTTTGGTATGTTCTGGGATATTGTCATTATAGAAGTGATTACAGACAATTTAGAACGGACAGGATGCTGGGCATTGCAAGAACTGCTCTTTCCTTTACCGCAGAACATGGTAGTTTGGATGAGCATTTGAGTAAGGATCACAATGTTCAAAAAACCAAGGTAAGAATACTGGTGGATAAAAATATCGCTAGGTTTATTAATGGCGATAGGAAACACTACGGCTTTATTTCCGAAAAGGTGAGGGGCAACCAAGTAGAAATGACATTTATGACTTCGAATGTGGAACATGGATTTCCTAGGTGGTATCTCATGTTTGGAGATTATGCCGAGATTATTGAGCCCGAAGTACTTAAACATCGCGTTAGGGCCATTTTGGAAAAAACGGCTTCCAAACTTTAA
- a CDS encoding M20 family metallopeptidase: MIEEKEIAILIREYLESHHEKMIHFLKELVALESPTREIEKQHIILDFLRVKFEDIGYHVILVPGKLTGGYLYARPLDRDRSLPLQLIVGHCDTVWPTDTIKNMPISYDNGMMKGPGIYDMKAGLTQLYFSLLALKAIPAPIKVTPIVLINSDEEIGSRESTNSIKSLAKICNRAYVLEPPLGLDGKLKTARKGLGRFTLKVTGKAAHAGLDPEKGINAIVELSHQVQQLYAMNDFEKGITVNVGLIEGGISPNVVAPESKAVVDVRVLNEADGKLITHKIKALKPLLPNVQLTIEGRIGRPPMERTQRNQELWRIAEEHGRELGIDLEQATSGGGSDANTTSIFTATLDGLGTPGDGAHAPHEYIFENKIIERTALLTLLLLTEPLNKNI; the protein is encoded by the coding sequence ATGATAGAAGAGAAAGAAATAGCAATCCTAATTCGGGAATACTTAGAGTCCCATCATGAAAAAATGATTCATTTTCTAAAAGAACTGGTGGCTTTGGAATCGCCCACGAGGGAAATAGAAAAGCAACATATAATCCTCGATTTTTTAAGGGTCAAATTTGAAGATATTGGTTACCATGTTATTTTGGTCCCGGGGAAACTTACCGGTGGATATCTTTATGCCCGGCCCTTAGACCGGGATAGGAGTTTGCCCCTACAGTTGATCGTAGGACATTGCGATACTGTTTGGCCAACGGATACCATAAAGAATATGCCTATATCCTATGACAATGGTATGATGAAAGGGCCGGGTATCTATGACATGAAGGCAGGCCTTACCCAATTGTATTTTTCCTTATTGGCTTTAAAGGCCATACCTGCCCCCATAAAGGTTACGCCTATTGTTCTCATTAATTCTGACGAGGAAATAGGCAGTAGGGAATCTACCAATTCCATCAAAAGTTTGGCGAAAATCTGCAATAGGGCCTATGTACTGGAGCCGCCTCTTGGCTTGGACGGGAAACTAAAGACGGCAAGAAAAGGCTTGGGCCGGTTTACCTTGAAGGTTACCGGAAAAGCGGCGCATGCGGGCCTGGATCCAGAAAAGGGAATCAATGCCATAGTAGAGTTGTCGCATCAGGTACAGCAATTATATGCCATGAACGATTTTGAAAAGGGAATTACCGTAAATGTGGGCTTGATAGAAGGTGGTATTTCACCCAACGTAGTAGCCCCCGAAAGTAAAGCCGTAGTAGATGTGCGGGTTTTGAACGAGGCCGATGGCAAACTGATTACCCATAAAATAAAGGCGCTGAAACCCCTTTTGCCCAATGTGCAGTTGACCATTGAAGGAAGAATTGGAAGACCACCTATGGAAAGGACGCAGCGTAATCAAGAACTTTGGAGAATAGCGGAAGAACACGGCCGAGAACTAGGTATCGATTTGGAGCAGGCTACCTCAGGAGGGGGCTCCGATGCCAATACTACCAGTATTTTTACGGCCACCTTGGATGGACTGGGCACCCCGGGAGACGGGGCCCATGCGCCGCACGAGTATATTTTTGAGAACAAAATCATTGAAAGAACGGCTTTATTGACACTCTTGCTTCTAACCGAGCCTTTAAACAAAAACATATGA
- a CDS encoding flavin reductase family protein — translation MEKQLQDNYVRISTNTPIWDHFFTVAPLIIVGTKEGNGYDMAPKHMATPLGPSNYFGFLCTRNHSTYHNVKETKEFSVSFPIPNQVLLASLGASPRNPDIDKSEQIVASLPTVKATTIDALFVENSYLYLECELFKIIDGFDDHSFITGKIKTAFVNKDYLRVSEMDEQQQINEYPLLAYLPPGRFASIAQTYNFPFPKGFKK, via the coding sequence ATGGAAAAGCAGTTACAGGATAATTATGTTCGGATATCGACCAATACGCCTATTTGGGATCATTTCTTTACGGTTGCTCCCCTAATTATTGTCGGTACCAAAGAAGGCAATGGGTATGATATGGCCCCTAAGCATATGGCCACGCCCCTGGGTCCCTCCAATTATTTTGGTTTTCTGTGTACGCGAAATCATTCCACCTATCACAATGTAAAGGAGACCAAAGAGTTTTCCGTTAGTTTCCCCATCCCCAATCAAGTATTATTGGCCTCCTTAGGGGCTTCCCCCAGAAATCCGGACATTGATAAATCGGAGCAAATTGTAGCTTCCTTGCCAACGGTCAAGGCCACTACAATAGATGCACTGTTTGTTGAAAATTCCTATCTGTACCTGGAATGCGAGTTGTTCAAAATTATTGATGGCTTCGATGATCATAGTTTTATAACGGGCAAAATCAAGACTGCCTTTGTGAATAAAGACTATTTAAGGGTTTCCGAAATGGATGAACAGCAACAAATAAATGAATATCCCTTACTGGCTTACTTACCACCAGGAAGGTTTGCCTCTATTGCCCAGACCTATAATTTTCCATTTCCCAAAGGCTTTAAAAAATGA
- the ppsA gene encoding phosphoenolpyruvate synthase: MKNKKEYIQKLSEVGMDDLSRVGGKNASLGEMIQNLTSQNIKVPNGFAVTVDAYDAFIEENHLKEKISAALEGLDTTDIIQLRKTGSNIRKLISNGKFPVSVEKAILEYYYVLSEEYGQDATDVAVRSSATAEDLPDASFAGQQSTYLNIRGGEMLLTAIRSCFASLYTDRAISYRSSRNFDHFTIKLSVCVQKMVRSDLGSSGVAFSLDTESGFKDVVLINGAYGLGELVVGGEISPDEFIVFKPTLEKGFNAIIDKKLGKKTHKMVYGNKPFETVKQVPVDQKIQDTFCLKDPQIIQLAQWVQKIENYYSSVRGSWCPMDIEWAIDGLSNELYIVQARPETIHSQEQTESIKEYEIEDEEHLSDKLLLEGVAVGDKIGNGKVYRIFTLDGRDGSADEIDFKEGDVLVTEMTDPDWEPLMKKASAIITEKGGRTCHAAIVAREIGVPAIVGAAHATTLLENGQDITVSCAEGNVGKVYQGKIKYKLHETAYTEFPKTRTPVLMNIGSPELAFQYRKIPNAGVGLAREEFIINNYIKVHPLALLKHKTLNDPALSVSIAELIKGYESEEAFFINKLAQGIGKIGAAFYPNRVITRLSDFKTNEYFNLLGGNHFEPREENPMIGWRGASRYYSESFKEAFVLECKALKKVRDEFGLENITIMIPFCRTPQELTKVLKIMEENGLKRGERGLEIYLMAELPSNVILADEFAPMIDGFSIGSNDLTQLVLGLDRDSSLVAHLYDERNCAVKGMIKTLISSAKKHKTKVGICGQGPSDFPDFSKFLIEEGIDTISVTPDSMLKTLKVVQEIEN, encoded by the coding sequence ATGAAAAACAAAAAAGAGTACATCCAAAAACTAAGTGAAGTTGGAATGGATGATCTATCTAGGGTTGGTGGCAAGAATGCCTCACTCGGGGAAATGATCCAAAATTTAACGTCCCAGAACATCAAAGTGCCCAATGGTTTTGCCGTTACCGTGGACGCCTATGATGCATTTATCGAGGAAAACCATTTAAAGGAAAAGATTAGTGCGGCTTTGGAGGGATTGGACACGACAGACATTATCCAACTGCGCAAAACGGGTTCCAATATCCGGAAACTTATTTCCAACGGAAAATTTCCCGTATCCGTTGAAAAGGCGATACTGGAATACTATTATGTCCTATCCGAAGAATATGGTCAGGACGCCACCGATGTTGCTGTACGTTCTTCGGCAACGGCCGAGGATCTGCCGGACGCTTCCTTTGCAGGACAGCAGTCCACTTATTTGAATATCCGCGGAGGGGAAATGTTGTTAACGGCCATTAGGAGTTGTTTTGCTTCCTTATATACGGACAGAGCCATTTCTTATCGTTCCTCCAGGAATTTTGACCATTTTACTATTAAACTATCGGTCTGTGTACAAAAAATGGTACGCTCGGATCTGGGTTCTTCCGGAGTTGCCTTTTCATTGGATACAGAAAGCGGTTTTAAGGATGTGGTGCTGATCAATGGCGCCTATGGGTTGGGAGAACTAGTTGTGGGAGGGGAAATTTCCCCGGATGAGTTCATAGTGTTCAAACCCACCTTGGAAAAGGGCTTTAATGCCATTATAGATAAGAAGCTTGGCAAGAAGACCCATAAAATGGTGTATGGCAATAAACCCTTTGAAACGGTGAAACAGGTACCTGTAGATCAAAAGATCCAAGACACTTTTTGTTTAAAGGATCCACAGATTATACAACTGGCGCAGTGGGTACAAAAAATTGAAAACTATTATAGTTCTGTTCGGGGGTCCTGGTGCCCTATGGATATAGAATGGGCCATAGACGGACTTTCCAATGAATTGTATATTGTTCAGGCACGTCCGGAGACGATCCATTCCCAGGAACAGACAGAGAGTATAAAGGAATATGAAATTGAGGACGAGGAGCACTTGTCGGACAAACTTCTTCTAGAAGGGGTTGCCGTAGGGGACAAGATAGGAAACGGCAAGGTATATCGGATATTCACCTTGGATGGAAGAGATGGTAGTGCCGATGAAATAGATTTCAAGGAGGGAGATGTTCTGGTGACCGAAATGACCGATCCGGATTGGGAACCCTTAATGAAGAAGGCCTCGGCCATTATTACCGAAAAAGGGGGAAGAACCTGCCATGCCGCCATTGTGGCTCGTGAAATAGGTGTCCCTGCCATAGTGGGTGCTGCCCATGCCACTACCCTACTCGAAAATGGACAGGACATTACCGTTTCCTGTGCCGAGGGCAATGTTGGAAAGGTATACCAGGGAAAAATAAAATACAAGCTCCACGAAACCGCATACACGGAATTTCCCAAGACCAGAACCCCGGTCCTGATGAATATCGGTTCTCCGGAACTGGCCTTTCAATACAGGAAAATTCCAAATGCCGGAGTTGGTCTGGCCAGGGAAGAATTTATAATCAACAATTATATAAAAGTACACCCCTTGGCCTTATTGAAGCACAAGACCTTGAACGATCCGGCGCTTTCCGTATCCATTGCCGAATTGATCAAGGGATATGAATCCGAGGAAGCCTTTTTCATCAATAAACTGGCACAGGGGATCGGTAAGATCGGGGCCGCTTTTTACCCCAATCGGGTGATTACCAGGTTATCCGATTTCAAGACCAATGAGTATTTCAATCTGTTGGGAGGGAATCATTTTGAACCCCGGGAAGAAAATCCAATGATAGGTTGGAGAGGCGCCTCACGCTATTATTCGGAATCTTTTAAGGAGGCTTTTGTTTTGGAATGCAAGGCCCTTAAAAAAGTTAGGGACGAATTTGGACTGGAGAACATTACCATCATGATCCCATTCTGTAGGACTCCCCAAGAACTTACCAAGGTGTTAAAGATTATGGAGGAAAACGGACTTAAGAGAGGTGAAAGGGGGCTGGAAATCTATTTGATGGCAGAACTGCCTTCCAATGTAATTTTGGCCGATGAGTTTGCCCCGATGATAGATGGTTTTTCCATTGGGTCCAATGACCTTACCCAATTGGTCCTAGGTTTGGATAGGGATTCCAGCTTGGTGGCCCATTTGTACGACGAGCGTAATTGTGCTGTAAAAGGAATGATCAAAACCTTAATATCGTCGGCCAAGAAACATAAGACCAAAGTGGGGATTTGTGGTCAGGGGCCTTCGGATTTTCCGGATTTCTCCAAGTTCCTGATAGAGGAAGGGATAGATACAATCTCTGTAACCCCCGATTCCATGTTAAAAACATTAAAAGTAGTACAAGAAATAGAAAACTAG
- a CDS encoding LytR/AlgR family response regulator transcription factor: MKLKSIIVDDSSMQRMAVAQLVNKHPNLALVAQYSNAIEANNGIKNNDIDLIFLDVEMPIINGFDLLESLENPPQVILITGKPDYALKAFDYDVTDYLYKPISSARFEASIKRAVVRHEQSQNVNVEEEYIFVKSNLKKRKVVLNDIKWVEALGDYIKVVTNEGNIIILSTMKSFEKQLPEDKFLRIHKSYIVNLEKVEKFNSKNIEVEGRQVPLSRNKKNELMEALSNF; encoded by the coding sequence ATGAAATTAAAAAGTATAATCGTAGACGATTCGTCTATGCAGCGCATGGCCGTAGCCCAATTAGTGAACAAACATCCAAACCTGGCATTGGTAGCACAGTACAGCAATGCCATTGAAGCCAACAACGGGATTAAAAACAATGACATTGACCTTATTTTTCTAGATGTGGAAATGCCCATCATCAACGGCTTTGACCTCTTGGAATCCTTGGAAAATCCACCACAAGTAATTTTGATTACCGGTAAACCCGATTATGCCCTAAAGGCGTTTGATTATGATGTAACCGATTACTTATACAAGCCCATCTCCTCGGCCCGTTTTGAGGCTTCCATAAAAAGAGCCGTGGTGAGACATGAGCAATCCCAGAACGTGAACGTGGAAGAAGAGTATATCTTCGTAAAAAGCAACCTGAAAAAGCGTAAAGTTGTTTTAAATGACATAAAATGGGTAGAAGCTCTTGGCGATTACATTAAAGTGGTAACCAATGAAGGCAATATCATTATTCTTTCTACCATGAAGTCTTTTGAAAAGCAATTGCCAGAGGATAAATTCTTAAGGATACACAAATCCTATATCGTGAATCTGGAAAAAGTTGAAAAGTTCAACAGTAAAAATATTGAAGTGGAAGGAAGACAGGTACCCTTGAGCAGAAATAAGAAAAACGAATTGATGGAGGCTCTTTCCAACTTTTAA
- a CDS encoding YceI family protein, which produces MKKFIKVESIGILCLSKNLIFQLSTLLLFLYGNTSNAQIYSTTDGHANFEAKMPLNTYMGKSDKLQGSINFKTGKVAFQLPVKSIKTDKDKRDEHMYELLEAEKKPDVVFVGTLIDDLNFDQKGKQTVRVKGDFTLAGTTRQITIPIDLELISEGTIQLKASWSLLITDYGIERPSIVFIQVNDKHDLSVDATLKEK; this is translated from the coding sequence ATGAAGAAATTTATAAAAGTTGAAAGTATAGGGATTTTATGTCTATCTAAAAACCTAATCTTCCAACTATCTACTTTGTTATTGTTCCTGTATGGCAATACCTCCAATGCACAGATATACTCCACCACAGATGGTCACGCCAATTTCGAGGCAAAAATGCCACTTAACACCTATATGGGCAAGTCGGACAAATTACAGGGGAGCATCAATTTTAAAACGGGAAAAGTAGCATTTCAGCTGCCTGTAAAATCCATTAAGACAGATAAGGATAAACGGGATGAACACATGTACGAGTTGCTAGAAGCGGAAAAAAAACCAGATGTTGTTTTTGTTGGGACACTTATCGATGATTTAAACTTTGATCAAAAGGGTAAACAAACGGTCAGGGTTAAGGGCGATTTTACTTTAGCCGGGACTACTAGGCAAATAACCATTCCCATAGATTTGGAGCTTATTTCTGAAGGCACAATTCAATTAAAAGCCTCCTGGTCTCTCTTAATTACCGACTATGGTATAGAGCGCCCAAGTATAGTATTTATACAAGTTAATGACAAGCATGACCTGAGTGTGGATGCTACGTTAAAGGAAAAGTAA
- a CDS encoding DUF2867 domain-containing protein, with protein MKIIKTTLPYQSLLNNSEKKYDYIDSFQGAINVIDNKFTSTDIGKAFFSSGPQWVSKLFSLRNKIVSVFGLKTSGENTNREKQLQNFKCEPGEQMGLFKVFAKNENEVILGEDDKHLNFRVSLFLGPQISGTTIKHTTVSTTVEFNNWFGRLYFLPVRPFHKLIVPTMLKGIIKELEKKNGQHNVEK; from the coding sequence ATGAAAATAATCAAAACCACCCTTCCGTATCAGTCATTGCTTAATAATTCTGAAAAAAAGTACGATTACATTGACTCTTTTCAAGGCGCTATCAATGTCATTGATAATAAATTTACCTCGACCGACATCGGAAAGGCTTTTTTTTCAAGTGGACCGCAATGGGTATCCAAACTATTTTCTCTACGAAATAAAATTGTGTCCGTTTTCGGCCTAAAAACCTCTGGTGAAAATACGAATAGAGAAAAGCAGCTTCAAAATTTTAAATGCGAGCCGGGAGAACAAATGGGACTTTTCAAAGTATTCGCCAAAAACGAAAACGAAGTCATTTTAGGAGAAGATGATAAACATCTGAATTTTAGAGTCTCATTATTTTTAGGACCACAAATAAGTGGAACAACAATTAAACACACAACAGTTTCAACAACGGTAGAGTTCAATAATTGGTTTGGACGACTGTATTTTTTACCAGTTCGACCTTTTCACAAGTTAATTGTTCCCACAATGTTGAAAGGAATAATTAAAGAATTGGAAAAAAAGAATGGGCAACACAATGTTGAAAAATAA
- a CDS encoding fibronectin type III domain-containing protein, which translates to MKNKIKFQSYYFLILMTMVTVLTTSCSKDDDNDPDSKVAAPTLSNASELQATSFKASWTKVDLADSYLIEVSKKSDFSSTVTGYNKKSVTTNSAVISGLEGETKYYFRVYAKDGSDISKASAAKDATTTKLIAGPVLKDATDIQNTSFKIEWTAITGADKYLVEVSSKSDFSSTVAGFNKKEVSEISASVSGLTTKTKYYVRVYTKKGADVSKPSAVKEITTS; encoded by the coding sequence ATGAAAAACAAAATTAAATTCCAATCGTATTATTTTTTAATTCTTATGACCATGGTCACCGTTTTAACTACGTCCTGCAGTAAAGATGACGACAATGATCCAGATTCAAAAGTGGCAGCCCCTACACTTAGTAATGCCAGTGAACTTCAGGCTACTTCCTTTAAGGCTTCTTGGACCAAAGTGGATTTGGCGGATAGTTACCTAATTGAAGTTTCCAAAAAATCTGATTTTAGTTCAACCGTTACGGGCTACAATAAAAAATCGGTTACCACCAACAGTGCCGTCATCAGCGGATTGGAAGGGGAGACCAAATATTATTTTAGGGTCTATGCCAAAGATGGTAGTGACATATCAAAGGCATCTGCTGCCAAAGATGCCACGACAACCAAGCTTATAGCTGGGCCTGTGCTTAAAGATGCAACTGATATCCAGAACACATCATTTAAAATTGAATGGACTGCTATAACCGGGGCCGATAAATATCTAGTAGAGGTTTCAAGTAAATCGGATTTTAGTTCTACAGTTGCTGGTTTCAACAAGAAAGAAGTTAGTGAAATATCTGCTTCCGTAAGCGGTTTAACCACCAAAACCAAGTATTATGTAAGGGTATACACCAAGAAAGGTGCGGATGTGTCCAAACCATCTGCGGTTAAGGAAATCACAACTAGTTGA